GTGAACAAGGTATCATCACTGAGATCATCTATATCAATCTCAATTTCATCTTCTCCACATTCCCTTCCATTAGAACTACGCTCCCTTAAGTAATCAATGATATGAGCAGGCACTTCTCCAAGCAAAGACTCCAATTCCCTGCCTAAATTGTGCTTCTCTTCATCTGTCATTGTACGCTTCACTGGCTTTGGCATAACTTCAAGATGCAGCGAAGtaattttcctcttttttgaGGGAGGCATTACTTTTTTAGCAATTACCAGGTCTTCACAAGGGCCAGATTTTTCCGTTAACAGTTGTGCATCAGTCTTCGATAGTTTCTTTTCAATAGATTTCCATCTCAGTTCAAAATATTTAGCGAGAGTATCAGCCATTAAGTGGACATCATTTCCAGGGGGATTATAGGTCATAGCATTGTTGAAAGTGAGCTTCACATCAGCACGAAAATCCAACGGGCTCAAGTACACTCCTGAAGCTAACTTGGTCTTTACCGTCCCCAAATCCATAGGATGCTTAATAACAGTAAGATAATCTGGAATATTCAACTTTGCTACATCAACGGGTGTGTTGAAAACCCATGCATACTGATGGGACATCAATCGTTTCAACAGTGCCTCGCACTGTTTCATCAAAATTACATTTGCAGTACTTGGCGTAGACTCAAACCTTCCAGAAGTACCACGATTCCATCCCCGATGCTTAGAACTAGCAGGATTCAATTTCTTTCCTGGACCATGGCCTGGAGGGTTCAATTTCTTTCCTGGTACAGAAGTCATTGCTGATGACTTTCTGAAATTTTCTACTCGTGGCCCAGTTTGTCCATTACTGCAGCTAAGAATATCACTAGAAGATGACACAGTTACAGCATTAGCTTTTTGCAATTCAACTTTCTTCTGAAGTGCCCGAATCTGTTCAAGTTCCAACTTCAACCTACGTATTAACTCCTTTCTTTCAGACGGCAACGTGTTTGACAAGGGAAGAACTTGCATGGGGACGCCAAATGCATCACAATTATTGGAGTTTAAATTAATACACTTCCTCGTTGGGACACTTGAATCCTCTGAAGCAGTAATTTCTGTGTCAATTCGCCCTGAGCTACCAGAACCCTCCAATTCCCCAGCACCATCAAAGGCATTACCATAATGCCCACTAGGGTATCTAGCGTTCTTCCCCACCATCATATCCTATAATTTAACCAAACACTATTTTTTGTTCCCTCTATCCACCATGCTCCAGAGCAGCGATAGCCACCCAACAGTTCGATCTACAACTCTGCATATTCGAATCATGGAGCTAAAATTTAGATCTTCCCATTAACctaaatctatatttccctccAAGCCAAACAAACAATAAGGCAATTTGTAATTGCGGAGGAAcgtaagaaagaaaaaataggagtgacatatcaatttatttaaaacTCGAACCCcgccaaaagaaagaaaacgtaAATCCACTCAGCTGCGCTTCATACTGGTCGGATTTTTTTTAAGAGCATTATTCTAATATTTTCCCCTTTGTAAGCAACAAAGGATAAACAATGAGGTAAGGTACACCACCACTTCTTTGATTTCATAGATCATAATCGTTTTAAGccaaataaaagaatgaaaatagaAGCTGAGCTAATAGGAGATTTCAAAACTTCATTAGAATTTAGGAGAGTTTACGACTTAAGTGATAGTTACTCGCTTTCAAGTTGCGAAACCCATACTTTTACACCCGAACTTTCTACAATAACAAAATTGAACAAAGCCCTACCCCTGAGCACCAAATAGCTTTTCAGAACTTTAAACAAACCAaagaaaacacattaaaacTTGCAGATTGACCCAAATCCCTAGGAACAATTACCAAAATCGTAGTCGCCGCCTCTCCTTGCAGTCCAATAACCCAATTATCGACCTCCGAAACGAGCTCCGTATCAAGATAAGTTGATGATTCGAAAACCTATATCAAAGAAGCGGCCGAAGAAGAAGAGGCGAACGAACTTCGAGTGTTGgacggagagagagagtacgAGCGTAGGACTCTGCTCTCTAGTCTCTTACCTTAAGCCCACCTCTCCTTACGAAGCCCTTGGAACAACATCCACCGTCAGATTAGAGCCTGAAGGCGATCCTACGGATAAGACTGAAATGAAGTATTAGCTGTCGGTCGTATTTATAGCCAGGCACGGATACGACTGAAAAGCTTGCATTTTTCTCGTGCATCCATCAAGGTTTTTCTAACGTGCAATTAATTTTACCAATACTGTTTAAATAAGTGAATTTTatggtttgaaatttgaatgctGAATTATGGATTACTTATGTGTTATCGTACAAAGGACACTGCCACTACACactcaaaataccaaaattttatctaaatattttttttttaaaaaatgacttAAACATAAAGTTATccttctaaattaaatttataaattaacgtgatttgatttattatgttatattataaaattatttttattataaattagatctgatatttcatataaaatcatatcactttACAAATTTATCTTGTATATGTGGcactcattttctttatttgtcttttcaattttttaaaaagataaatcctttttaaacataaattaataataaattagaaaataaacaaCTGAGACAAATCTCGATATTTTTTTGTGTTCAAGTATCATTTTTCAATAGTACAAACAATTATATTCACACTCTCATAAACTTGATGTCTACCCCCCGCCcccaaaaaaaatcaagaaaagaaaaaagaaagaataatttgagttttgttataaactgtcttgaattgtatgaccacatttatctagtcgtcagtgcatagtgtcagcatagtactgcatagtaactgtcagcatagtactgcatagtaactggcatagtgaatggccgacatatgcacaatgcatagtgccagcatagtactgcatagtaattagcatagtgagttggccgacatatgcatagtgcatagtactagcatagtgcagcatagtaagctagcatagtttcttttgtacgcctatatatatcgttgaattctttaagaaattcataagtttcataaactttctgagctctatctctttttctctccttttaaaagttttataatacgttatgactctctcttttctataatttcataacacgttatcagcacgaaagttctgacgattttgaagctagtagtcctcaacttcaagtaagtttttcaatatatttttatattcctgatttatatatgtaaaaaaatgtcaaatcttataaaattggaattcgttgctcttgacatttctggaaaaaaattatttatcttggatccttgatgctgagatccatctggatgcgatgaacctgggagatacaattaaagaaggaaatcaagagtccctgcaggaccgtgctaaggcaatgattttccttcggcaccatcttcatgaagaattaaaaactgagtatctaacggtgaaagatccacttattttgtggaatgatttaagggagagatatgaacaccagaaaactgtaatcctcccaaaagttcgtcatgattggatgcacctgaggttgcaagacttcaagagtgttagtgagtataactctgcactctttaaaattagctcgctattgaaattatgtggtgaaaaagtcactgatgatgacttgttagggaagacatatactacttttcatgcctcgaatgtgctcctgcagcagcagtatcgagagcgaaagttcaaaaaatattctgaacttatatcttgtcttctattagctgagcaaaataatgagtttttgttaaaaaaatcatcagtcacgtcctactggttttatatcattccctgaagtgaatggtactagatttacatcattcccagaagcgaatggtgcatcttttcaaagaaaacgagggcgtggacgtggtaggaaaaactatggaagtggaggtcctagaagtgaccacactaaaagggacaataatagatatacatcgtaccaccagaagtggttcaactcagagaagggcaaaggtccccaaaacaaatttttaaagaaaaatgaagatggatgccatagatgtggtatgactggacattgggctcgtatctgtcgtacagataagcacttggttgacttatatcaatcttctataaaagaaaaaacaaagaaatttgaaacaaattttactgaaccatcatatgctttagattctatagatggagaagatattacaagttttgatgtttctgatttctttgaggattctagtggtagagttgatcatgaaagtgttcctttttaattaatgtatttcctttatcttattataaaatattttattctgcaatgttttgtagtaatgaaagttttatttattcttttatacttgttataaattattgatgatatgatttaattgagaatggaaatggaacatccctgaaggatcgccctaaatcaataattttattgagtatctcatatgagtgatacttgtaccaaaaactcattatgatttatgcacctgaagttgcataattgaaattgtggaaagaatatatatttgaatgaacgtctcaaatgtgctcctgaagtagtaatatcgagtatgctcctgaagtagcaatatgaaatgcaaacgttcacaatatattctaaatctgtatcagtgactgagcaaaataataagcttttaataagaatcattattcacgtcttactagatccacatcattccctgaattgaatgataatgaatttatatcattctattctctgaagtgaaaagaatgatgcgtttcattcaaagaaactaagagattggacgtgataatgaatatttttttgggtcagaagctcgtattggaaaagctgtaagctttctctttgaaatgatattatacaaattattaaatgaaatattatgatgcatcaaaaggtgatatgattcaaaatatttgtatcttttcatggttatcttgatcatccaaaatcaattacgataagtcgaatgattttcatatggacgtctataaaagaaccagaagattcttctactataaagttttaccaccagaaatgaaaagaaaaatttgcttgaagcaaataagatgaaattattcgacgttatcttgattatcatatgtgaaccagaagttcagatgataattaaattttggatacaataagataaaaatgtctcatattctagctgctaaaatctcagcgatgattgaagtccctgtaggacaattaagaaattcagcagtctaaagacatgtataaaggcatatgagacttatcgatacaaaagatagagtatctcaaaagagaaagacacaaataatttggtgctcctaaagaggccatacccacaaaacaagcaataaagtccatccaaattctctgtataaaattctcctatataaactcttgaagagtacctcctgaagaggtttttcatgaaaatgtcttcccttgaagagggacaggtacctgaaaataacgagatctcgttacatttcatgaataatggagaaattatggatagaaataaaattattgtcgaaaatatatttccatatgagatggcaattgacattaccagaagtaatgatgaaagtgaatcaagaatcgtcgaagaatacgacgtaaaatattggccaaatttgaaagaaacaattcctacagaattgattcactagtaaaatatgatgcatcgggacttatagtccaaacacctaaagaggtgatacttgttgaatgtcagtgggtatttatggaaatgaaataaaaatgtgatatataaattacgagtcagtttctcaattcctgcagaattgatatcactaagtaaaatgtgataaatatagacgtgaagtccaaacacctaaagaggtgatttttttgttaaatatcagtggatatttatatacatgatataaaaagtctgaaacttttaatatgaaaatgtgatatagaaatcacaagttagtttctcgaagaaacaatattgatatgattttaaagtagttgaaatcatattaaaatttttattagcttgaaagttatcgagagtttggatatgcatgattaactgcatatttatatggatcattggatcatgatatatatatatatatatgaaaatccctgaaggatagaaaatgtctgaaacttctaatatgaatacatctggaaatatgtattctatcaagtttcaaagatccttatatgatctaaagcaatccaaacgcaaatgaaaacaagctattattgcagtttatatatatgatttaaatgtcattgaggctccagaagagctcataaaaactgcacatatttgaaatataaatctgaaacccttgcggcttcaaggggaagatggatgatgttattagtcatgaaataccatcttttaatacaattagtatttcagattcatattatgagtttgatatgaagtgtgcattattaaagaagaaataaaagggagcacacagaacatctaccaaaagatagaaacataaatatgaatatttgtgaaatattattttattatcttgaagcaagaattacagaaatttgaggcactttgcctcattctttaaacgctcttgttcttcaagaatctggatggcatccctatctaaaagtgtgggcaatcgaaaataagatttaagcaaggattttaaattcatattctcttgctttattgattctatcttcatgttggactccagaagaagtcgctgaagtatagcaatattctcgtggagattgtcaactccacaagttttggattgcagtcgctgagaaaatgcgacaatggatgatgagtatcgggtaccgagactcacaagctcatagatagcttcattatctgacctataagtcagatcattatattgcataatagcacctgtggtagaagcaggtacagctgatgaacgaggtgcagagtacctcatatattggccatgaaaagatcgctgagccattgtaggataagaatgcagaaagagattgcagagtaaaaatgcagtatgattacagaaaattgaagaagatgagctgtgttgcccagatgactaacacaagaggggggtgaattgagttgtattaaaaaaaataacaattataaatcaaatatataatataaaatataaacaaaatatgaaataacaataaatataaggagtaagggtaagagagaagcaaactcagtatgttaacgaggttcggccccactgcctacgtcctcgcctcaagctaccccttgaggattcccaaattcactattcaacctccttcaggtggagatagaaacctattacacctttgaacaacaccgctacaaaggatccgtgtagaacaccctctacacttgcaatcaccttacacgtggtgattcaactattccctgtgtagaatactttctacacacacaagggttatacacaccctttttctgatacaaaagctgatagtgggtaggttatcagaaaacactcctcaacgagtgaaataagaacaatacagcgcaagctatatctctcaaaatgaacaaggattaaggctcaatgtttagagaagagagaatgaaagctttgaatgaatgttgtatgctcttggtgttgtgaatgtgaagctctcaaatgatctatttataggcatatgagacttcatattcaaatttaaaaagattcacatgtcaaagacaacatcattcactttttcaaaaaattcaaataaaaggttcttctttttcaattgtcaaagacaacatcattcactttttcaaagaattcaaataaaaggttcttctttctcaattgtcaaagacaacatcattcactttttcaaaaaaaatcaaacctaatcttttacttttggcatatgacaaaatgagcacactttcattttcaaaaaattcaaacctaatcttttcctttttgtataagtctaaaaaagcatcaatcacttttgaaaatattcaaataaaacatgcacatgtgaaagatgacaatcaatcatctttaatattttcaaagttcaaccctttaatcaaggcatgcacatgcaaaagatgacaatcaatcatctttcaaaattttcaaatttaattttcaaaaatattcatgcacatgtggaaaatgtattttaatgctttatgataaaatattaattttgagcattaatcctaatttcgaattttgaagagatttacaacattactctataattttaatgtgaacttgttcccttcttgctcatgcttgtttccttgatgtgcttgactccattgtgtagacaacttgagcttgagacttctttattctttgaattcatttgttatcatcaaaatccatgtgtagatttataatcacatgaaacttgaaatcttgagttcaacaagctgaatatctcttttatagagaaaattatgatatagcatctctcgtgaagtaagagaaaagagacgaaatatagcttcatagctctgcggtgcctgacagcacgcctgacacctacagaggagttgaaaatccgcggtacttgtctgatcttaaaaggctggccaccgtttttattaaaaaatgaggttagcggtttaatgttgatgaatttttcactaactgtgttatttacaagaactccagaagagtacaactccagaagagtaatGATGAGCataaagatccagttgtgattattttatcaacatggatcaagtccacagttagttggatgtacatatgcgagttatctttcagatacacacaagaagatcatttcaattcatgagaagaaaattgaaattgatatcaagaaggtacggtcaagtaaaaatctggtagatttattcactaaagcattaccaactgcaacatttaagaagattatgcagaacattggaatgcggaggtttgaagacctgttatcatacactaccaattgcaacatttaagaagattatgcagaacattggaatgcggaggtttgaagacctgttatcattcacttttcaggggaagtaatgtcttgaagacttgtgctgattatactctttttccttcgctaaggttttatcccactgggttttcctttgcaaggttttaatgaggcaatcctaaagcactcggcgatacacatgaatactgtactctttttccttcgccattggttttttcccacagggtttttccctgacaaggttttaacgagacatattctttaaatatggtcatcaaaaggggaagtgttataaactatcttgaattgtatgaccacatttatctagtcgtcagtgcatagtgccagcatagtactgcatagtaactagcatagtgaatggccgacatatgcacaatgcatagtgccagcatagtattgcatagtaactgtcatagtgaatggccgacatatgcacagtgcatagtatcagcatagtactacatagtaactggcatagtgagttggccgacatatgcatagtgcatagtgccagcatagtgcagcatagtaagctagcataattccatttgtacgcctatatatatcgttgaattttttaagaaattcataagtttcataacctttctgagctctatctctttctctctccttttaaaagttttataatacgttatgactctctcttttctataatTTCATAACAAGTTTCCAAAATAACGCCGAAAAGATCCATTTTCTTTGTCAAATCACCATAAAATGACATGCGTGGATCAAACATTGGTGTAGATATGTTGTTGGAAAATCAAACATAGGTTTGTGAAAACTGATAAATGATAACTGGGCCAGAGCCCATGGAGAACTGATCCAGGCTAACAGGGTCGTAGCCCTTGTTCTAGCTTGCCCCATGAATGATGCGGATTGATATCTCGATCAATGTTGTAGGTAAGTGggttcttatatatatagaggaaaattttatatatcatattattattttactcacattttattatataaaatattatatatttatcataa
This is a stretch of genomic DNA from Carya illinoinensis cultivar Pawnee chromosome 3, C.illinoinensisPawnee_v1, whole genome shotgun sequence. It encodes these proteins:
- the LOC122302711 gene encoding transcription factor GTE8 yields the protein MMVGKNARYPSGHYGNAFDGAGELEGSGSSGRIDTEITASEDSSVPTRKCINLNSNNCDAFGVPMQVLPLSNTLPSERKELIRRLKLELEQIRALQKKVELQKANAVTVSSSSDILSCSNGQTGPRVENFRKSSAMTSVPGKKLNPPGHGPGKKLNPASSKHRGWNRGTSGRFESTPSTANVILMKQCEALLKRLMSHQYAWVFNTPVDVAKLNIPDYLTVIKHPMDLGTVKTKLASGVYLSPLDFRADVKLTFNNAMTYNPPGNDVHLMADTLAKYFELRWKSIEKKLSKTDAQLLTEKSGPCEDLVIAKKVMPPSKKRKITSLHLEVMPKPVKRTMTDEEKHNLGRELESLLGEVPAHIIDYLRERSSNGRECGEDEIEIDIDDLSDDTLFTLRKLLDDYLQEKQRNHLRSEPCEIELLNESVPSNSSMQPCKGNDPAEEDVDIGGNEPPISSYPPVEIEKDTAHRSGKFISSGSSRDSDSGSSSESESDGDKASIPANMPKGPETVNSAVQLDEQANALDALEGNQSVSGLDQVEQNSQQKPSSIDSDCHQDGDSAPTERQVSPEKLYRAALLKNRFADTILKAREKTLAQHEKRDPEKLRREREELELERWKEKARLQREAKAAEEARRQAEAEAAAEARRKRELEREAARQALLQIGKTVEINDNSRFLEDLEMLRTAPAEQLPSSADETSPDHSQDGLGGFKFGGSNPLEQLGLFMKVDEEEEVEPPSNPVNDVEEGEID